The stretch of DNA AGTGGATTGGGCGAGCTGCGTCGTCCTCGTGTCCGGGGCACGCCCGGCCGCGCATCGTGTCCACCGAGAGTGAACACGGCGGCGCGCACAGCACGTGTCTCGTAGAATCGATGTCGCCGGGCCGCAGCAAGCCCCGGGCTCCAAAATTCGCCGCTTCGAGCGGCCTCGCGCCGAGAGGCGCTTCTGCGGCCCGGTCTTCGCATGTCCGGGGGCGGTCACGCCGTGCGCTCGTGCGTCGTCGTCGCGGTGGTCGTTGCCGTCTGTGCGGCGTCGCGGTCGCGGTAGTCGTGCCCGGTCCGGAGGCGCGGCGTCACGTCGCGGTGTCGTTGCCGTCTGTGCGGCGTCGCGGTCGCGGTGGTCGTGCCCGGTCTGGAGGCGCGGCGGCGGTCCGCCCCGCCGCCCGCTCAGTCCAGGCTGTCGCGACGCCAGAGCGCCGCCGCCTCCGTCAGGTCGGCCGCCAGCTCCGTCAGCCGCAGCGCACGCCGGGTCAGCTCGGTCGCGCGCTCCCCCGCCGTCAGGTCCGCGTCGTCCGCCACCGAGGTCGCACCCGCTGCCGTCAGTCGGCAGAACGCCGCCCCGCGATCGAGCGCCACCGCGAGGTCACCCGTGTACAGCCCGTGCAGGATGCTGTCCGCCAGGGTCAGGATCTCCGCCGGACCCGTCGGCTGCTCGGCACCCGCGACGGCCTCGTCGATCGTGCCGATCTGCGCCGTGCCGCGCTCGAAGAAGTACGAGATCTCCTCCGGGTTCTGCCGGATGACCACCCGCACGAGGTAGATCCGCCACAGCGCGCCGGGGAGCGTGTGCGCGCCGACGCGTGCCCACAGCTCGGCGATCGCGTCGATGCCGTGCACGTCCGTGTAGGTCACGAGCCGCTCGACCACCGCCGGGTCCGGGTCCTGCCGGACGCGGTGCAGCAGCGCGTTCGCGGTCTCGTGCGCGACGCGGTTCACCAGAGCCGGGTCGTCGCCGCCCTGGATCGCGGCGAACTCCTGGTCGGTGAAGTGGACGGGACGGTGGTGATCGCGAGGCACCCGGCGAGTGTAGGCGCGGCCGCCGACGTGCACGTCCCCCGTTCGCCACGAACGCAACCGGGCGCGCGCGGGTACCGTGCTCCGGCAGGGAGGCACTCCTCCCGGACGTTGAGAAGAGGAGACTCCATGAACGCCCTGCTCGTCATCCTGGCCGTGATCGCGGTCGTCCTGCTGTTCGTCGGTGGCTTCACAGCGAGCCTGAAGTTCCTGCTGTGGGTCGGCATCGTGCTGCTCGTCATCGCGGTGATCATGTGGCTCCTGCGGACGCTCACCGGGCGCCGCAGCTGACCGAGGGCACTGGTTCTCGTCTGGAGGCCCTCACCCGCTAGCCTTGCGGGTGAGGGCCTCTAGCTCAGTTGGTAGAGCACCGGACTTTTAATCCGAGGGTCGTGGGTTCGAGCCCCACGGGGCCCACCTTCTTCCCCGCGCGAGGCCCCACCGGGGTACAACCCGGACACAGGATGTTCATGGTGCGTCTTGTGCACAGTCCAGTCCCCGCTCAGCGGTTTGCCTGCACGACGCCGATAGTGTCGTTCCCGGTCCTTTTCCACGGACCGAACAGCACCGCAGCACCAGAGAACGAACGGGGTACACCGTGACCGAGCCCATCGACGCCACGCAGACCAGCACCACCGGTGACGCGCGCCGCATCGTCGAGCTCGCAGCAGCGACGAACACCACCATGAGCAACCAGCTCCTCCTCGACACCCTGCGCCGCAGCGCGCGGGTCACGACGCGGCACATCCGCACCGACTTCGTCGAGGTGGCCACCGCCTCCGCCGTCCTCGGGTACGTGTGCCGACAGGGCAGCGAGTACACCGCCCTGCGCGGCGACGACCCGGCATGGGCGCAGGAGATCGGCCGCTACGGCACCGAGTCCCTCGCGGTCGAGGCACTGCGCATGCGCCGCGCCTGACGCCCAGCGCACACACGACGAAGGCCGCCCCACTCGGGGCGGCCTTCATCGTGTCCGCGGCTGTCGGGCACGCCGACCTGGCGCTCGAGGGCCTCCTGCGCGCCGTTCCGGTCGAACGACCCGCCCGCCCGCGCCGCTCCGGTCGCACGACGTGCCGCCGGCGATCGTTCCGGTCGCACGACGTGCCGCCGGGCAGCGACGTGAGCGGCATGTCTTGCGACCGGACCCCACCCGGACAGACCGCACGTGCGCGCCGGAGGGCCGGCCAGGGCGATCCCGCCGCGCTCAGGACCACACGCGGCGGATGCCCCAGGTACCGGTCCAGGTCTCGTCGGGCTCGAGCCAGCGCAGGCCCTCGCCCGAGTTCAGGGCGTTCGCGGGCGCCGTCATCGGCTCCACCGCCACGGCCAGCCCGGTGCCGTCACCGCGGGGGAACTCCCGGGAGGTGAAGACCTGCACGTACGGGAACGACTCGTCCTGCCACAGCTCCACGCCGTCACCTTCCGGGCCGTGCAGCGTCGTGCGGCGGACACCGTGCTCGTCGGCAGCGATGTCCCGGTAGGCGGTGTCGAGGTCGGCGTCACCGGCACGCTGCCCCGGGCGCAGGTCGTACGGGGTCCCCTCGACCGGCACCGTGCCGTCCGGGATCTTGTGCTCGTCGACGGTGAAGGCCGTGGCGGCGTCGAGGGTCACGACGAGGTCATCGGCCGGGGTGTCGCCTGCGCGCAGGTACGGGTGCGCCCCGACGGCGAAGGGAGCGCGGACGCCGGAGCGGTTCGTGATCGTGTGGGTCACCCGGACGCCGTCGTCGACGAGCTCGTGGTGCACACGGGTCTCGAGGGTGAACGGCCAGCCGTGCTGCGGGTGGACCGTCGCCTGCTGCTCGATCGACGACTCGGTCTGGTCCACGACGCGGTACGGCGAGAACCGCAGCAGTCCGTGCGAGGCGTTGCCGTACTTCGGCTCGGAGACGTCCAGCTGCTGGCGCTTCCCGTCGAGCTCCCATACGGCGCCGGCGACGCGGTTCGGCCAGGGCACGAGCACGATGCCGTCGGCACCCGGCGGCAGCGAGGTCACGGGGAACGGCTCGGTCAGGTCGAACCCGGCGACGCGGAGCTCCCGGATGCCCGCCGCCACCTCGGTGACGACGGCCTCGACGACCCCGTCCGGCCCGGCGTGGCGGAGGTGGTACTGCGCTCCGGTGGGTGCTGCTGCGGTCATGCGTGCGACTTCCTTCCGTCTGGTGCTGCGCCGCCGTCCTCGTCGGCCACGACGACCCGGACCCCGGCCGCCCGGATCGGGGCGACGGCGTCCGCCGTGACCTCGGCGGTGACGACGACGTCGATGTCCTCGAGCGGGCGGACGACACCGAGGTGGGCCCGGCCGAACTTCGAGCCGTCCGCCACCACGACGGTACGCCGGGCGGCGTCGGCCAGCATCCGCTTCGCCTCGGTCTCGGGCAGGTTCACATTCGTCAGGCCGTGCTCGACGTCGAGCCCGGTGCCGCCGAGGAACACCACGTCCGCGGCGATCATCGGCAGGACCGCGCCGAGGAAGGGTGCGACGAGCGAGTGCTGCAGCGGGCGGAGGGTCCCACCGGTGACGACCACGGTGAACCGCGGGACCGCCGGTTCGAGTGCGAGCGCCGTCGTCAGCGAGTTGGTGACGACGGTCAGGTCGGTCAGGTCCTCCCGCGCGACGAGCGCCGAGGCCACGGCTGCAGGCGTGGTGCCGACGTCGAGCACGACGCACTCGCCGGACCGGACCATCGCGGCCGCGGCGCGGCCGATGGCGGCCTTGGCCACCTGGTGCTCGACGGCGGTCTCCTCGAAGGGGCGCTCGGGGGAACCGGCCCCGCGGCGGACCGCACCGCCGCGGACCCGCCGGATGCGGGCCTCCTGGTCGAGCAGGGCGAGGTCCTGGCGGACGGTGACCTCGCTGGTCCCCAGCGCCGCTGCGAGGGAGGCGGTCCGGACCAGGCCCGGGGCGCCCTCGACGATGGAGACGATGCGGTCCTGCCGTAACGGCGCGGGCAGCGACCCGTCGAGGAAGGAGAGGTCGTCGCGCACCGGACGAGTTTCGCGCACTTACGGATGCTTTCGCAACGCTTCGCGAGGCGAGTAGGCTGTCCCGGTGATCACCAAGCGCGTGACGACGCTCG from Curtobacterium sp. SGAir0471 encodes:
- a CDS encoding DeoR/GlpR family DNA-binding transcription regulator, giving the protein MRDDLSFLDGSLPAPLRQDRIVSIVEGAPGLVRTASLAAALGTSEVTVRQDLALLDQEARIRRVRGGAVRRGAGSPERPFEETAVEHQVAKAAIGRAAAAMVRSGECVVLDVGTTPAAVASALVAREDLTDLTVVTNSLTTALALEPAVPRFTVVVTGGTLRPLQHSLVAPFLGAVLPMIAADVVFLGGTGLDVEHGLTNVNLPETEAKRMLADAARRTVVVADGSKFGRAHLGVVRPLEDIDVVVTAEVTADAVAPIRAAGVRVVVADEDGGAAPDGRKSHA
- a CDS encoding DNA-directed RNA polymerase subunit beta, which produces MPRDHHRPVHFTDQEFAAIQGGDDPALVNRVAHETANALLHRVRQDPDPAVVERLVTYTDVHGIDAIAELWARVGAHTLPGALWRIYLVRVVIRQNPEEISYFFERGTAQIGTIDEAVAGAEQPTGPAEILTLADSILHGLYTGDLAVALDRGAAFCRLTAAGATSVADDADLTAGERATELTRRALRLTELAADLTEAAALWRRDSLD
- a CDS encoding DUF2207 domain-containing protein → MNALLVILAVIAVVLLFVGGFTASLKFLLWVGIVLLVIAVIMWLLRTLTGRRS
- a CDS encoding aldose 1-epimerase family protein, coding for MTAAAPTGAQYHLRHAGPDGVVEAVVTEVAAGIRELRVAGFDLTEPFPVTSLPPGADGIVLVPWPNRVAGAVWELDGKRQQLDVSEPKYGNASHGLLRFSPYRVVDQTESSIEQQATVHPQHGWPFTLETRVHHELVDDGVRVTHTITNRSGVRAPFAVGAHPYLRAGDTPADDLVVTLDAATAFTVDEHKIPDGTVPVEGTPYDLRPGQRAGDADLDTAYRDIAADEHGVRRTTLHGPEGDGVELWQDESFPYVQVFTSREFPRGDGTGLAVAVEPMTAPANALNSGEGLRWLEPDETWTGTWGIRRVWS